From the genome of Gracilimonas sp., one region includes:
- a CDS encoding sigma-70 family RNA polymerase sigma factor yields the protein MKAFQATSVKNYDDEDLMEYFQNGKELAFNELVYRYQDRLHNFLYRYTHNHQDCEDLVQETFLRVHKSKHSYERIAKFSTWMYTIALNLAKSLYKKKQRMYKVSIHKDESDPDDRELLLEDANILQDDALHEKLCMEQLEKALMELPEDFREVIILRDLQQLSYEEISDITDIPMGTVKSRINRGRAQIQALIKDYVQLGTYAA from the coding sequence ATGAAAGCGTTTCAAGCGACATCAGTTAAGAACTATGACGACGAAGATTTAATGGAGTATTTCCAAAATGGAAAAGAACTGGCTTTTAATGAATTAGTATATCGGTATCAGGATCGCCTCCATAATTTTCTGTATCGCTACACGCATAATCATCAGGACTGTGAAGATCTGGTGCAAGAGACATTTCTCCGTGTTCATAAGAGCAAGCATTCTTACGAGCGCATCGCGAAATTTTCGACATGGATGTATACCATTGCGCTAAACCTTGCCAAGAGTTTGTATAAGAAGAAACAACGAATGTACAAGGTGTCAATTCATAAAGATGAGTCTGACCCCGATGATCGAGAGCTTCTCCTGGAGGATGCTAATATCCTTCAGGATGATGCTCTTCATGAAAAACTGTGCATGGAGCAGCTGGAAAAAGCTCTAATGGAATTACCTGAAGACTTTCGGGAAGTTATAATTCTAAGAGATCTGCAGCAGCTTTCTTACGAAGAGATCTCTGACATTACAGATATCCCAATGGGAACTGTTAAATCCAGAATTAACCGCGGAAGAGCTCAAATCCAGGCACTTATAAAAGATTATGTGCAACTGGGAACATATGCGGCTTAA
- the holA gene encoding DNA polymerase III subunit delta, which translates to MARKPNSNQIYQQVVGEVNSGNLKPIYYLFGEEDFYLDQLLERFSKIIPPDQKDFNFDLLYGQEVTPAQALSIARSFPMMAERRVLIIRNFLQLSKGGSEDDSPAGHINDFISYIENPNPSTLLVCFDTKKPAGNTNIGKVVKKAKNVGFHEFERMADYLIPDWVIDWVRSHHSKEIEPAAAQLLSQFVGNNLQLLSTEIDKVCTFVDTSDTVSEADVKKIIGSYREFTAIELKEAIVKRNLEQSLYISEQMLQHTKSDTGELIRLVGFFNSVFVNIWQILRLSEKGFAKNQIQSELGIGSSWYFNKLWDDASAFRYGDMPRIFEALLDADRSIKGFSTLDSTSILFFLVKRIIG; encoded by the coding sequence ATGGCACGAAAACCAAACAGTAACCAGATTTATCAGCAGGTTGTTGGAGAAGTAAACTCCGGCAACCTAAAGCCCATCTATTATCTTTTTGGAGAAGAGGATTTCTACCTGGATCAACTGTTGGAACGGTTTTCTAAAATTATTCCCCCTGATCAAAAAGACTTTAACTTTGATCTTTTATATGGCCAGGAAGTCACTCCGGCTCAAGCCCTATCCATTGCGCGGAGCTTTCCCATGATGGCTGAAAGGAGAGTTTTGATTATCCGGAACTTCCTTCAGTTAAGTAAGGGCGGGAGTGAAGATGATTCACCGGCCGGGCATATAAATGATTTTATTTCCTACATCGAAAATCCAAATCCCTCCACGCTTTTGGTTTGCTTTGATACCAAGAAGCCTGCTGGAAATACCAACATTGGAAAGGTTGTAAAGAAAGCGAAGAATGTAGGATTTCATGAATTTGAACGTATGGCTGATTACCTGATACCCGATTGGGTGATTGACTGGGTTCGAAGCCATCACTCCAAAGAAATTGAGCCGGCAGCAGCCCAGCTGTTGTCTCAGTTTGTGGGCAATAATTTGCAGTTACTGTCCACAGAAATAGATAAAGTGTGCACTTTTGTGGACACTTCTGATACCGTTTCAGAAGCCGATGTAAAAAAAATAATTGGTTCATATCGCGAATTTACGGCCATAGAGCTCAAAGAGGCCATTGTTAAGCGAAATCTGGAACAATCACTATATATCTCGGAACAGATGTTGCAACACACTAAATCAGACACGGGAGAATTAATCCGTCTCGTGGGGTTCTTTAACAGTGTGTTCGTAAATATCTGGCAGATTTTGAGGCTCTCCGAAAAGGGGTTTGCTAAAAATCAGATCCAGAGCGAGTTAGGCATCGGCAGCAGCTGGTACTTTAACAAACTCTGGGATGATGCCTCAGCTTTTCGCTACGGCGATATGCCCCGGATATTTGAAGCCTTGCTGGATGCAGATCGCTCCATAAAAGGGTTCAGCACATTAGACTCCACTTCGATTTTATTCTTCCTGGTCAAGCGAATCATCGGGTAG
- a CDS encoding DUF4345 domain-containing protein, with protein MEKIAKYFLILSGAVLLTYALTFLFSPTTLGEIVGFTHHSPNTLVEVTAFYGGLEFGMAVFFIWSGLDKDRFQLALTAYTFIFLSAGIARFIGILLYGFEDPSQPIVTGVEIIFSLFAWWLKGKLE; from the coding sequence ATGGAAAAGATTGCTAAATACTTTCTGATTCTCAGCGGTGCAGTTTTGTTAACCTATGCACTCACCTTTTTATTCAGCCCCACTACCCTGGGTGAAATTGTTGGGTTCACTCATCACAGCCCTAATACGCTGGTGGAGGTCACTGCTTTTTATGGTGGACTGGAATTTGGAATGGCGGTCTTTTTTATCTGGAGCGGCTTAGATAAAGATCGGTTTCAACTTGCATTGACGGCCTACACTTTTATTTTTCTTTCTGCAGGAATTGCGCGCTTCATAGGAATCCTCCTTTATGGATTTGAAGATCCAAGTCAGCCTATAGTAACGGGAGTTGAAATTATATTCTCATTATTTGCTTGGTGGCTGAAGGGAAAGTTAGAATAA
- a CDS encoding polymer-forming cytoskeletal protein: MLKRKSTPVKNSSNTNSNSRSSNAPSITYITQSTIIKADMFCEDDVRIAGTVEGEIESKKKVMLTESGKVKGTIHSPEADISGKVTGDVKAAKSLVLRSSAIVDGKIFTKKLTIENGAQVKGSFQVGPNVSISSNDSGPVHKSNSDEKNKTDKDS, translated from the coding sequence ATGCTTAAGAGAAAATCTACTCCCGTGAAAAATTCATCAAACACTAACTCTAATTCCCGAAGCTCCAACGCTCCTTCTATTACCTATATAACTCAGTCCACTATAATAAAAGCGGATATGTTTTGTGAAGACGATGTTCGTATCGCAGGTACTGTGGAAGGTGAGATCGAGTCCAAAAAGAAAGTGATGCTTACCGAGTCAGGTAAAGTGAAAGGTACTATACATTCTCCTGAAGCTGATATTTCCGGAAAAGTAACCGGAGATGTAAAAGCCGCCAAGTCGCTCGTTTTACGTTCATCAGCTATAGTAGACGGAAAGATATTTACTAAAAAACTCACGATAGAAAATGGTGCACAGGTAAAAGGCTCCTTCCAGGTTGGCCCTAATGTATCTATTTCAAGCAACGATTCCGGGCCTGTTCACAAGTCAAATTCTGATGAGAAAAATAAGACCGATAAAGACTCTTAG
- a CDS encoding polymer-forming cytoskeletal protein, translated as MDELNKAESVTNITKGTQITANIETESDIRVAGIIDGDIKAEKKLILTESGRITGSVIAQEAILEGRFTGELRIRDQITVRATANIDGFIFSKKITVDENAEVIGIVSVGPDVDVLNAKLTKNPKRPEIEQAIEKAKEAISSDGPEQKESTAAASPFDQSAKQAQTRFIGNVLTGIPSSAVDENKAEELKAACESFMNELGFELEIFDEPVFDSFYQKLTYVRKSTDSEEDIQKLYQKGKESLETALLNKGNTEGSSQLQQAADALVHLFKQFDEFAVVLGNIVLVQHIEDDVQSIAVEILPEQLETDLRKNPESVTDPARVYSYVGN; from the coding sequence GTGGACGAACTCAATAAGGCAGAGTCAGTAACTAATATCACGAAGGGCACACAGATTACCGCCAATATCGAAACAGAATCTGATATTCGCGTAGCTGGAATAATAGATGGCGATATTAAAGCTGAGAAAAAACTTATATTAACTGAGTCAGGAAGAATTACCGGATCTGTTATTGCGCAAGAAGCAATACTTGAGGGAAGGTTTACCGGTGAGCTTAGAATCAGAGATCAGATTACTGTCAGAGCAACAGCTAATATTGACGGCTTTATCTTTTCAAAGAAGATCACTGTAGATGAAAATGCAGAAGTAATAGGCATCGTTAGTGTTGGCCCTGATGTAGATGTACTCAATGCCAAGCTTACTAAAAATCCAAAACGCCCTGAGATTGAACAAGCTATTGAAAAGGCTAAAGAAGCCATTTCCAGCGATGGACCTGAGCAAAAGGAATCAACTGCGGCTGCCTCCCCTTTCGATCAGTCTGCCAAACAAGCTCAAACACGATTTATCGGTAATGTATTGACAGGAATACCTTCTTCAGCTGTGGATGAGAATAAAGCTGAGGAACTCAAAGCAGCCTGTGAAAGTTTCATGAATGAACTAGGCTTCGAGCTGGAAATTTTTGATGAACCGGTTTTTGATTCCTTCTATCAGAAGCTGACTTATGTGCGTAAAAGTACCGACTCGGAAGAGGATATTCAGAAATTATACCAGAAAGGAAAAGAAAGTCTGGAAACGGCCCTTCTGAATAAGGGAAACACTGAAGGCAGCTCTCAACTACAGCAGGCTGCTGATGCCTTGGTGCACCTATTTAAGCAGTTCGATGAGTTTGCGGTCGTTCTTGGAAATATTGTTCTTGTCCAACATATAGAAGACGATGTTCAAAGTATTGCTGTAGAAATTTTACCCGAGCAACTGGAAACAGATCTTAGAAAAAATCCTGAGTCTGTTACCGATCCTGCCCGGGTCTATTCTTACGTGGGGAATTAA
- a CDS encoding asparagine--tRNA ligase: MTYINKLADHVDKEVTLKGWVYNFRSSGSLVFIEMRDGTGLTQCVVAKDDVSEEVWEAATSLKQESSLEVTGTVKADERSIGGHEIHISDVKVHQVAENYPITPKEHGVEFLMNNRHLWLRSQKQWAAMRVRNEIIYAIHTFFQEKGFVQMDSPIFTGNAAEGSTTLFETDYFEEKAYLAQTGQLYGEAMAMAHGLIYTFGPTFRAEKSKTRRHLTEFWMIEPEMAYYDLDMNMDLAENMIKAIVSTVLEKRKDELEILERDTTSLEKTASEPFERMTYDDAVKMLKSDETAEMLDEMAESRRQEQIDLEKEWEEIKKEHGSAKKWRKAQIDQRIKEISARIDQIEEDLRNIPSWKESARNFEWGNDLGGSDETVLMMQYDVPLIVTHWPAEIKAFYMKRDETNKLALGMDVLAPEGYGEIIGGSQREDDLEVMEERIKEEGLDKEVFEWYLDLRRFGSVPHSGYGLGLERTVAWLCGLSHVRETIPFPRMMGRLKP; this comes from the coding sequence ATGACTTACATCAACAAACTCGCAGACCACGTTGATAAAGAAGTAACCTTAAAAGGCTGGGTATATAATTTCCGCAGCAGCGGAAGCCTTGTTTTTATTGAAATGAGAGATGGGACTGGTCTCACTCAATGCGTGGTTGCCAAGGATGATGTTTCAGAAGAGGTGTGGGAAGCCGCAACTTCACTGAAGCAGGAAAGTTCGCTGGAAGTGACCGGAACCGTAAAAGCGGATGAACGGAGTATTGGCGGGCACGAAATTCATATCTCTGATGTGAAAGTGCATCAGGTAGCGGAAAACTATCCAATTACACCCAAAGAACATGGCGTTGAGTTTCTGATGAACAATCGTCACCTCTGGTTGCGAAGCCAGAAGCAGTGGGCAGCTATGCGGGTTCGAAATGAAATTATTTATGCCATTCACACTTTTTTCCAGGAAAAAGGTTTTGTGCAGATGGATTCACCTATTTTTACTGGCAACGCTGCAGAGGGTAGTACAACCCTATTCGAAACGGATTATTTCGAAGAAAAGGCTTATCTGGCACAAACCGGTCAGCTTTATGGGGAAGCCATGGCGATGGCTCACGGATTGATTTATACCTTCGGTCCAACGTTCCGGGCAGAGAAATCCAAAACTCGTCGCCATTTAACTGAATTCTGGATGATTGAACCGGAAATGGCTTATTACGATCTGGACATGAATATGGATCTGGCAGAGAATATGATTAAAGCCATTGTCTCTACTGTGCTTGAAAAGAGAAAAGATGAGCTGGAGATTCTGGAAAGGGATACAACTTCTTTGGAAAAAACGGCTTCTGAGCCTTTTGAAAGAATGACGTACGATGACGCAGTAAAAATGCTTAAAAGTGATGAAACAGCTGAAATGCTGGATGAAATGGCTGAGTCAAGACGACAGGAACAGATTGATCTTGAAAAAGAATGGGAAGAGATCAAGAAAGAACATGGCTCTGCCAAAAAATGGCGCAAAGCTCAAATTGATCAGAGAATTAAGGAAATATCAGCCCGCATTGATCAGATCGAAGAAGACCTTCGAAACATCCCGAGCTGGAAAGAGTCGGCCCGTAATTTTGAATGGGGCAACGACCTTGGAGGCAGTGATGAAACGGTTCTCATGATGCAATACGATGTACCCTTAATTGTTACGCACTGGCCTGCTGAAATCAAAGCATTTTATATGAAGCGGGATGAAACCAACAAGCTTGCTCTTGGAATGGATGTGTTAGCTCCGGAAGGGTATGGTGAAATCATTGGCGGAAGTCAGCGTGAGGACGATCTCGAAGTGATGGAAGAGCGGATCAAGGAAGAAGGGCTGGATAAAGAGGTATTCGAGTGGTATTTGGATTTACGCCGTTTTGGATCTGTTCCTCACTCTGGCTATGGTCTTGGTTTAGAGCGGACGGTAGCGTGGCTGTGTGGCTTATCTCATGTCCGTGAGACTATACCATTCCCAAGAATGATGGGACGTCTTAAGCCTTAA
- a CDS encoding pitrilysin family protein, translating to MENVKEIDFVTKSTLPNGLRIVTEKIESVKSVSVGIWVKTGGRHETAKQAGITHFLEHMLFKGTDKRSSFDIALSMESVGGYLNAFTSSEYTCYYSRCLNTQLDRALDVLSDMVLHPSFPEEEIEKEKKVVIEEMKMYRDSPDDYLFEEFNSKIFAGHELGRPVLGFEETVSDFSRQDLYDYMKERYYPGNLLVSVAGNVEHDKVVELVASYFNKLEAKDTEESEQPLPEFKPENVNLTKAIEQTHFIYGRRGLNFDHDDKYLLLLANTVLGGGMSSRLHQNVREKYGYCYSIQTFNQSYTDTGLWGIYVGTDKEYVDHVRELIKKELKQMQDEQVPEKELAEAKSQLKGKLLLSQESTSNRMTRLAKSELYFGRFVTLDELVENIDSVTAEEIQRFVQDFFNEDDFMEAILLPEE from the coding sequence ATGGAAAACGTGAAAGAAATTGATTTTGTAACAAAGAGCACGCTGCCAAACGGACTTCGGATTGTAACTGAAAAAATCGAGTCTGTTAAAAGCGTTTCAGTGGGTATTTGGGTGAAAACAGGAGGAAGGCATGAAACAGCCAAACAGGCTGGAATCACTCATTTCCTGGAACATATGTTGTTTAAGGGAACCGATAAGCGTTCCTCTTTCGACATTGCTCTGAGTATGGAATCGGTTGGTGGATATCTGAATGCCTTTACCTCATCTGAATATACTTGCTACTACTCACGCTGCTTGAATACTCAGCTCGACAGGGCACTGGATGTACTTTCTGATATGGTGCTTCATCCGTCATTCCCGGAAGAAGAAATCGAAAAGGAAAAGAAAGTAGTAATCGAGGAGATGAAGATGTATCGGGATTCTCCTGATGATTACCTGTTCGAAGAGTTCAACTCAAAAATATTTGCAGGGCATGAATTGGGTCGTCCTGTTTTGGGATTTGAAGAAACGGTGTCAGATTTTTCCCGACAGGATCTGTATGACTACATGAAGGAGCGATACTATCCCGGAAATCTGCTCGTTTCGGTAGCTGGAAATGTGGAGCATGATAAAGTTGTGGAACTGGTAGCATCATATTTCAATAAGCTGGAAGCAAAAGACACCGAAGAATCAGAACAACCTCTTCCTGAATTCAAGCCCGAAAATGTAAACCTCACAAAAGCTATTGAACAAACCCACTTTATTTATGGTCGCAGAGGGTTGAACTTTGATCACGATGATAAGTACCTGCTTTTGCTGGCGAACACCGTTCTGGGCGGCGGTATGAGCTCCAGACTGCATCAGAACGTTCGGGAGAAGTATGGGTATTGTTATTCAATCCAAACCTTCAATCAATCCTATACCGATACAGGACTATGGGGCATATATGTGGGAACCGATAAGGAATATGTAGACCACGTTCGTGAGCTGATCAAAAAAGAACTCAAACAAATGCAGGACGAGCAGGTTCCGGAGAAAGAGCTGGCCGAAGCTAAATCACAACTTAAAGGAAAACTGCTTCTGTCTCAGGAAAGTACCAGTAACCGTATGACGCGATTGGCTAAGAGCGAACTATATTTCGGTCGCTTTGTTACTTTGGATGAACTCGTCGAAAACATCGACTCGGTTACAGCAGAAGAAATCCAGCGATTTGTTCAGGACTTCTTTAACGAAGATGACTTCATGGAAGCCATTTTACTTCCTGAAGAGTAA
- the pnp gene encoding polyribonucleotide nucleotidyltransferase: MKEEIRSVEFAPGKVLSIETGRIAKQADGAVVVRMGDTQVLCTAVSAKEPKPGQNFFPLVVDHRESFSAGGRFPGGFMKREGRPSEKEVLASRLIDRSLRPLFPKGYLCETQIISSVVSSDGENDGDVLGGFGASAALHISDVPFDGPMAEVRVGRVDGEFVINPTLSELKESDIDMIVGGTADSVLMMEGEMDEISEDEMLGAIKAAHASIITLCEFQEELREEYGREKRDFTPESNPEEIENKVRELATDKIKEVVNIGLGKEEYSAKLQEAKDSVIAELEEEFEEEMDIVKDILSTVEKEELRNMILEKKRRIDGRAPEDIRDIWTQVNYLARTHGSAIFTRGETQALVSVTLGTKKDAQAVDTLFDEEEKKFYLHYNFPPYSVGEAGFLRGPGRREIGHGHLAERSLRMMMPSFDDFGYVIRVISDITESNGSSSMASVCGGSMALMSAGVPLKKPVAGIAMGMIVGENNSVVLSDIRGEEDFMGDMDFKTAGTADGITACQMDMKVKGISFEVMEEALKQAHTGRMHILGKMAETISAPSETLSEFAPQFINMTIDGDMIGAVIGPGGKVIQTLQKETDTEIWIEEDDETGKGKITISADSLDKAEDAQARIKAITGQLEEGEIYKGTVKTIKDFGAFVEIAPGRDGLLHISEIDHKHVKDVSNYMSVGDEIEVKLLKIEPGNKLRLSRKVLLANDEEE; this comes from the coding sequence ATGAAAGAAGAAATAAGAAGTGTAGAATTTGCACCGGGTAAGGTGCTTTCAATAGAAACAGGCCGGATTGCCAAGCAAGCCGATGGCGCTGTAGTGGTTCGAATGGGTGATACCCAGGTACTTTGTACCGCCGTAAGTGCTAAAGAACCAAAACCGGGACAGAATTTTTTCCCATTAGTTGTTGACCACAGAGAAAGTTTTTCAGCCGGTGGACGTTTCCCCGGTGGTTTTATGAAACGTGAAGGACGTCCTTCTGAAAAAGAAGTTTTAGCGAGTCGACTGATCGACCGTAGTTTACGTCCTCTGTTCCCAAAAGGATATTTATGTGAAACTCAAATCATCTCAAGTGTTGTTTCTTCAGACGGAGAAAATGACGGGGATGTATTAGGTGGATTTGGTGCTTCAGCAGCTCTGCACATCTCAGACGTTCCATTTGACGGACCGATGGCTGAAGTTCGTGTAGGCCGCGTTGACGGTGAGTTTGTTATCAACCCCACACTTTCTGAATTAAAAGAAAGTGATATCGACATGATAGTTGGTGGAACTGCCGACTCCGTGCTGATGATGGAAGGAGAAATGGATGAAATCTCAGAAGATGAGATGTTAGGTGCTATTAAAGCCGCTCATGCTTCAATTATCACCCTTTGTGAGTTTCAGGAAGAGCTTCGCGAAGAGTATGGACGCGAGAAAAGAGACTTCACTCCGGAATCAAATCCTGAAGAAATTGAGAATAAAGTCCGTGAATTAGCTACCGACAAAATCAAGGAAGTAGTTAATATCGGACTTGGCAAAGAAGAATATTCTGCCAAGCTTCAGGAAGCAAAAGACAGCGTTATTGCTGAACTGGAAGAGGAATTTGAAGAGGAAATGGATATCGTTAAGGATATTCTGAGTACTGTTGAGAAAGAAGAGCTTCGCAACATGATTCTGGAGAAAAAACGCCGCATCGACGGTCGTGCTCCTGAAGACATCCGCGATATCTGGACTCAGGTCAACTACCTTGCCAGAACACACGGATCAGCGATCTTCACCCGTGGCGAAACACAGGCATTGGTATCAGTTACATTAGGTACCAAAAAAGATGCACAGGCAGTAGATACCCTTTTCGACGAAGAAGAGAAGAAATTTTATTTACACTACAACTTCCCTCCATATTCAGTAGGTGAAGCTGGATTTTTAAGAGGTCCCGGGCGTCGTGAGATTGGTCATGGTCACCTTGCCGAGCGTTCATTAAGAATGATGATGCCATCATTTGATGACTTTGGATATGTAATCCGTGTTATTTCTGATATAACAGAATCTAACGGGTCATCTTCTATGGCTTCTGTTTGCGGTGGTTCAATGGCGCTTATGAGTGCTGGTGTACCTCTCAAGAAGCCGGTTGCTGGTATTGCAATGGGTATGATTGTTGGAGAGAATAATTCAGTTGTACTTTCTGATATTCGTGGCGAAGAAGATTTCATGGGAGACATGGACTTTAAAACTGCTGGTACCGCTGATGGTATTACAGCTTGCCAGATGGACATGAAGGTGAAAGGTATTTCTTTCGAAGTGATGGAAGAAGCACTGAAGCAGGCTCATACAGGGCGTATGCATATCCTTGGCAAAATGGCTGAAACTATTTCAGCTCCAAGCGAAACCCTATCTGAATTTGCACCACAATTTATCAATATGACCATTGACGGTGATATGATTGGTGCCGTGATTGGACCTGGCGGTAAAGTGATTCAAACTCTGCAGAAAGAAACAGATACAGAAATCTGGATTGAAGAGGATGATGAAACTGGCAAAGGAAAAATCACCATCTCAGCTGATAGCCTGGATAAAGCAGAAGATGCTCAGGCTCGCATCAAAGCTATTACTGGTCAGCTTGAAGAAGGGGAAATTTACAAAGGAACCGTTAAGACGATTAAAGACTTCGGTGCTTTTGTGGAAATCGCTCCCGGACGTGACGGATTACTTCATATTTCCGAAATTGACCACAAGCATGTAAAAGACGTAAGTAATTACATGAGTGTGGGTGATGAAATTGAAGTGAAGCTGCTCAAAATTGAGCCAGGCAATAAGCTTCGTCTGTCTAGAAAAGTATTGTTGGCTAACGACGAAGAAGAGTAA
- the rpsO gene encoding 30S ribosomal protein S15 codes for MSITAEEKKEIFKKFGNSETDTGSTEGQVALLTKRINDLTDHLKDNQLDHASRRGLLKMVGKRRRLLNYLMKNDIEKYRELIKELGIRK; via the coding sequence ATGAGCATAACCGCAGAAGAAAAGAAAGAAATCTTTAAGAAGTTTGGAAACAGTGAAACCGATACGGGTTCCACCGAAGGACAAGTTGCCCTTCTTACCAAAAGAATTAATGACCTGACTGACCACCTGAAAGATAATCAACTGGATCACGCATCACGAAGAGGATTGTTGAAGATGGTAGGTAAAAGAAGAAGGTTGTTGAACTACCTCATGAAAAACGATATCGAGAAGTACAGAGAACTTATCAAAGAACTCGGTATCCGTAAGTAA
- a CDS encoding amidohydrolase family protein, whose translation MKKTIATIALLLFTTLFNGVISQTSSGESFAITNATIIDVQRSQQIENRTILIENGIIKSILHSDSVSLEWIERIIDVNGSYIIPGLIDSHVHLFRPKNRNDILSELLLSGVTAVRDMGGDARMYQSLNQEISKGNLIGPDIYYSANVFGPTFLKDPRTKFAAMGFEPGSAPWMRLITEETDLTRVVIDAKEAGVTGLKVYSNVNPELLLNLSEISRENGLKIWSHSSIFPSRPSDAVKAHVDVLSHSIGMIFELEENMPVSFNDAIRESVPLQDYKNTDATASEFVSLFKEMKSRNLIFEPTLSTWETQEPTQVAETSSENRKENPTKHLSSAASSLDPKALNDWAYRITKAAYQNGVTIAAGTDFNLNIKWVQDEIILLTKSGLSNIDAIKAATLNNARAIGIEHTHGSIAVGKTANLVVLSDNPLENIEHIRTVVSVFKNGKEYRKTQ comes from the coding sequence ATGAAAAAGACAATAGCTACTATAGCACTTCTACTATTTACTACTCTTTTTAATGGCGTGATTTCTCAAACAAGTTCAGGGGAATCTTTTGCGATAACGAATGCCACAATAATTGATGTTCAGCGTTCTCAACAAATTGAAAACAGAACAATACTTATTGAGAACGGCATAATTAAATCAATTCTGCATAGTGATTCTGTGAGTTTAGAATGGATTGAACGAATAATTGACGTAAATGGAAGCTACATCATCCCGGGCTTAATTGATTCCCACGTACACCTTTTCAGACCAAAGAATCGCAATGATATTTTATCGGAATTGCTTTTGTCAGGGGTTACTGCTGTGCGTGATATGGGTGGAGATGCAAGAATGTACCAATCACTGAATCAGGAAATCAGCAAGGGAAATCTAATTGGTCCGGATATATATTACTCAGCAAATGTATTTGGCCCAACTTTCTTAAAAGATCCCAGAACTAAATTCGCTGCAATGGGTTTTGAGCCGGGTTCAGCTCCCTGGATGCGGCTGATTACTGAAGAAACTGATTTAACAAGAGTAGTTATCGATGCCAAGGAAGCCGGAGTAACCGGGCTGAAGGTCTATTCAAACGTTAATCCTGAATTATTATTAAATCTAAGTGAAATCTCCCGTGAAAACGGGTTAAAAATTTGGAGTCATTCCAGCATATTTCCCAGCCGGCCTTCTGACGCTGTTAAAGCCCATGTAGATGTACTGTCCCATAGTATAGGAATGATTTTTGAATTGGAAGAAAATATGCCTGTCTCCTTCAATGATGCAATTCGGGAATCTGTACCTCTTCAAGACTATAAAAACACCGATGCTACAGCCTCTGAGTTTGTGTCCTTGTTCAAAGAAATGAAATCAAGAAACTTGATCTTTGAGCCGACACTTTCAACCTGGGAAACGCAAGAACCTACACAGGTGGCTGAAACCAGTTCGGAGAATCGAAAAGAGAATCCGACTAAACATCTGTCAAGTGCTGCAAGCAGCCTCGACCCGAAAGCACTTAACGATTGGGCATACAGAATTACAAAAGCAGCTTATCAAAATGGAGTTACAATAGCTGCGGGCACCGATTTCAACCTAAATATTAAATGGGTACAGGATGAAATCATCCTGCTTACAAAATCCGGCTTGTCAAATATAGATGCAATTAAAGCTGCAACATTGAATAATGCTAGGGCGATTGGAATTGAACATACTCATGGCTCTATAGCCGTTGGAAAAACAGCTAACCTTGTTGTTCTATCTGATAATCCCTTAGAAAACATTGAACATATCAGAACTGTGGTCTCTGTATTTAAAAATGGCAAAGAATATAGAAAGACTCAGTAA
- a CDS encoding DinB family protein, whose product MRLLITILFLSLSSTAFSQQFIIDELAADMERNKTMSLAYIEAMPADKFDFQPSDDVRTFAEQYLHLAQGLIGLSSNGTGATPIFQGENLEATEAYHTKAEVQRIVTESYDFAINSIKEIDPEKVTEIVQRGQFEVTRMGWVSKAIEHNTHHKGQTTIYLRMNGITPPQYQLF is encoded by the coding sequence ATGCGATTACTAATTACGATTCTTTTTCTAAGTCTGTCTTCCACAGCCTTCTCTCAACAATTCATTATTGATGAACTTGCCGCTGATATGGAAAGAAATAAAACCATGTCACTTGCCTACATAGAAGCAATGCCCGCCGATAAATTCGATTTTCAACCCAGCGATGACGTTCGCACATTTGCAGAGCAGTACCTGCACCTTGCCCAGGGACTCATCGGATTATCTTCAAATGGAACCGGTGCCACTCCAATCTTTCAAGGTGAAAACCTGGAGGCAACGGAAGCCTATCACACAAAAGCTGAAGTTCAAAGAATTGTAACTGAAAGTTATGACTTTGCCATAAACAGCATCAAAGAAATCGATCCGGAAAAAGTCACCGAAATAGTCCAGAGAGGACAGTTTGAGGTAACCAGAATGGGTTGGGTGAGCAAAGCTATAGAGCACAATACTCATCATAAAGGGCAAACGACGATCTATTTAAGAATGAACGGGATTACACCACCACAGTACCAGTTATTTTAA